In Anthonomus grandis grandis chromosome 16, icAntGran1.3, whole genome shotgun sequence, a single window of DNA contains:
- the LOC126745441 gene encoding general odorant-binding protein 70 has protein sequence MCGKVVLILVVSVLGVMNVGAELQKLNHNCEIPATAPKRIEEVINTCQDEIKIAILSEALEAFNVHEHKVSRTKRSTFNEDEKKIAGCLLQCVYRKMNAVNENGFPTVDGLVALYTEGVTQKEYVLATLQAVTKCLGTAQKKHFVTSKALEAAKSCDVAYDVFDCVSEEVAKYCGQTP, from the exons ATGTGTGGAAAAGTCGTGCTTATTTTAGTTGTCTCCGTTTTGGGAGTAATGAACGTTGGCGCGGAACTACAA AAACTCAATCATAACTGTGAAATCCCAGCCACTGCACCGAAACGAATCGAAGAAGTGATCAACACTTGCCAGGACGAAATTAAAATCGCCATTTTATCAG AGGCGTTAGAAGCATTCAATGTACACGAGCATAAGGTCAGCAGGACCAAGAGGTCGACCTTCAACGAAGATGAGAAAAAAATCGCCGGG TGCCTTCTGCAATGCGTTTACCGTAAAATGAATGCC GTAAACGAAAATGGCTTTCCAACAGTAGACGGCTTGGTTGCCCTTTACACTGAGGGAGTTACTCAGAAGGAATATGTTCTGGCAACATTACAGGCTGTCACAAAATGCTTAGGGACTGCACAGAAGAAGCATTTCGTTACATCGAAAGCTCTAGAAG CTGCAAAATCTTGTGACGTGGCCTACGACGTCTTTGACTGCGTATCCGAAGAAGTGGCCAAATATTGTGGACAGACCCCATAA
- the LOC126745714 gene encoding uncharacterized protein LOC126745714: MICVYSLVVIGLFLLIPNCQSADDDYNIVHKDGSFEFGYNNPDSYHYADGNRNNVVKGEFGGRNPKTGGIDTTVYTAGPRGFRPRGKNVYRKYNLNQNGPRATGSRDDPYYDPYEDPSYNFAFRTRTYSRQENANRVGDVSGKYTYLDDIGERHNVEYIAGRNTGFHVKTPFPDSNPRAYGPLYFRGRGKPIPRGRTSIQRGLDGSYKFVSAGPDQRRTEVSDSTGHVRGSYTYLDDKGVQHAVHYIAGPETGYRVLKTVKGAHLPTVFPFEHPDIVPSDFYDPYGPEGDVFDTAASGRPFRPGGKPSGSKPSTDLGNGIDVNDADYDQYGDGANKSQGGFGSKRPRPSSTAGTTKRPNGAGSRPGFDDQDEDFGDFGDLFGNGGSGSTTARPSKGRPSSTTLKPTSTAGVPDKEDDGSYKPDGDDGSYPGTTARPGGSTTPFSGYPSGKPSPGAPTLGPDEEYDFNEVPDKGLFGSDSGRPFGRPGGSGDYEGNIGDSVSGGGILQVGDGRKKCPKCTGTIVTNIGYRPFHVAPGVSVRAHVQSIDLYPFEGPSPSEAFRADGNLKTEQLNESSSESPSEGKEVDSSTNKES, encoded by the exons ATGATTTGCGTCTATTCATTAGTT GTAATCGGGCTTTTTCTATTGATCCCTAACTGCCAATCCGCGGATGATGATTACAATATCGTGCATAAAGACGGATCGTTCGAATTTGGATACAACAATCCAGACTCTTACCATTACGCcgatggaaatagaaacaatgtGGTTAAGGGTGAATTTGGAGGTAGAAATCCTAAAACAG GTGGTATAGATACTACGGTGTACACTGCCGGGCCTAGAGGCTTTAGACCTAGAGGCAAAAACGTTTATAGAAAATACAACTTGAACCAAAACGGACCTAGAGCTACAGGATCCAGAGACGATCCTTACTACGACCCTTACGAGGACCCCAGCTACAATTTCGCCTTTCGAACCAGAACTTATAGCAGACAAGAGAATGCAAATCGAGTGGGAGATGTTTCTGGAAA ATACACTTATTTGGATGACATAGGGGAGAGACACAATGTTGAATATATCGCAGGCAGAAACACAGGTTTCCACGTCAAAACGCCGTTTCCCGATAGCAACCCAAGGGCTTACGGACCTTTATATTTTAGGGGCAGGGGCAAGCCAATTCCTAGAGGAAGAACTTCGATACAACGGGGATTAGATGGGAGCTATAA GTTTGTGTCAGCTGGGCCAGATCAACGACGTACAGAAGTAAGTGATTCAACTGGACATGTAAGAGGCTCCTACACGTACCTAGATGATAAAGGAGTACAACATGCGGTGCACTATATAGCTG GCCCTGAAACCGGATACAGGGTTCTAAAGACTGTCAAAGGTGCTCATTTGCCAACGGTGTTTCCATTCGAACATCCAGACATTGTTCCATCAGACTTCTATGATCCTTATGGACCAGAGGGTGACGTGTTTGACACCGCGGCCAGTGGAAGGCCTTTTAGACCTGGCG gTAAACCTAGTGGCTCCAAGCCATCCACAGACTTAGGAAACGGAATAGATGTGAACGATGCAGACTACGATCAATACGGCGATGGTGCCAATAAATCGCAAGGAGGTTTTGGTAGTAAACGTCCAAGGCCCTCATCTACTGCTGGAACAACTAAACGGCCAAATGGAGCAGGTTCTAGGCCGGGATTTGATGACCAGGATGAGGATTTTGGAGACTTTGGAGATTTGTTTGGAAATGGTGGTAGTGGAAGTACCACAGCTAGACCCAGTAAAGGACGCCCTTCATCTACTACACTGAAGCCAACTTCAACGGCAGGAGTACCAGATAAGGAGGACGATGGCTCTTATAAACCTGATGGAGATGATGGGTCGTATCCCGGGACTACTGCTAGACCAG GTGGTTCAACAACTCCATTTTCCGGATACCCATCAGGCAAACCATCTCCAGGCGCACCAACTTTAGGACCAGATGAAGAGTATGATTTCAACGAAGTTCCTGACAAGGGACTTTTTGGAAGTGATAGTGGCAGACCGTTCGGTAGACCTGGAGGTAGTGGAGACTACGAAGGAAACATTGGAGACAGTGTAAGTGGAGGAGGGATCCTGCAGGTGGGAG ACGGAAGAAAGAAGTGTCCAAAGTGCACTGGGACTATTGTAACGAATATTGGTTATAGACCTTTTCATGTGGCACCAGGGGTGTCCGTCAG ggcTCATGTTCAATCAATTGATCTCTATCCCTTCGAAGGTCCAAGCCCAAGTGAAGCTTTTAGGGCTGATGGAAATTTGAAGACAGAGCAACTTAATGAATCTTCTTCTGAATCTCCTAGTGAAGGGAAAGAAGTAGATAGTAGCACTAATAAGGAAAGCTAA